From the genome of Rarobacter incanus, one region includes:
- a CDS encoding YbaK/EbsC family protein, with protein MSESTVRHYLERFGRSHDIRVFAQSSATVELAAQAVGCEPARIAKTLSLYSQDGNAAVLIVAAGDARINSGDFKRAFGYKARFLQSDDVARLTGHEPGGVCPFANPESATIYLDESLRRFETVYPAAGSANSAIELTLSDLEELSNAAGWVSVARLPLG; from the coding sequence ATGTCTGAAAGTACAGTTCGCCACTACCTTGAGAGATTTGGGCGCTCGCACGACATCCGTGTTTTTGCCCAGTCATCCGCAACCGTTGAACTGGCCGCGCAAGCCGTTGGGTGCGAACCTGCGCGGATCGCGAAGACCCTGTCGCTATATTCGCAGGACGGTAATGCCGCGGTGCTGATCGTTGCGGCGGGCGATGCGCGGATCAACAGCGGGGACTTCAAGCGGGCCTTCGGATATAAGGCGAGATTCCTGCAATCCGATGACGTCGCGCGGCTCACCGGCCACGAGCCCGGTGGGGTGTGCCCGTTTGCCAACCCAGAATCCGCCACGATCTATCTCGATGAATCACTGCGCAGGTTCGAAACCGTCTACCCCGCCGCAGGGAGCGCTAATTCGGCAATCGAACTAACGCTGAGCGACCTCGAGGAACTATCCAACGCGGCCGGGTGGGTTAGCGTTGCGCGTCTTCCACTCGGCTAG
- a CDS encoding YwiC-like family protein, which yields MHRSPSAPDATRLKSGNTSAPVPPIARAPKRRSHRNSGWVPQHHGAWAMLIAPLVMGAIASRPSWQHIPLAAAWLCGYCAFYACGLAVKSRRFARYAPPIFVYGALALILVAAVMSSAPLLVAWGVLFLPLVAVSLYASYRRADRSVWNDAITAVAACAMALVSAWVGLAPHAVWWSVIGSQPFAPARLAAVVLFAYFFGTVLYVKTMIRERGNRIVYAASVGYHLALVAAACLAAYAATTTGAAAGAPAAPAPAAIAPATITAPAATTSTHHITRHGTRHITSHHITRHSTRHSTRHGTRHGTRHGTRHGTRHGTRHGTRHSITRSHHSHHHITRSHRNRCDAAIVGPLRFSRSGI from the coding sequence ATGCATCGAAGCCCTTCGGCCCCAGACGCAACCCGCCTCAAATCCGGCAACACATCGGCCCCTGTGCCACCGATCGCCCGCGCCCCAAAGCGACGCTCCCATCGCAACTCTGGATGGGTACCGCAGCATCATGGGGCGTGGGCGATGCTCATTGCGCCACTCGTCATGGGCGCCATCGCTTCACGGCCCAGCTGGCAGCATATTCCTCTTGCCGCGGCCTGGCTGTGCGGTTATTGCGCCTTCTACGCCTGCGGACTGGCCGTCAAGTCACGGCGCTTTGCGCGGTATGCCCCGCCGATCTTCGTATACGGCGCGCTGGCCCTGATCCTAGTCGCCGCCGTGATGAGTTCGGCGCCACTCCTCGTCGCTTGGGGTGTGCTCTTTCTCCCGCTGGTGGCGGTCAGCCTCTATGCTTCATATCGGCGTGCGGATAGGTCGGTGTGGAACGACGCGATCACGGCCGTTGCAGCGTGTGCGATGGCACTGGTGTCGGCTTGGGTTGGGCTCGCACCTCACGCCGTGTGGTGGTCGGTCATCGGATCGCAACCCTTTGCCCCCGCCCGCCTGGCAGCAGTGGTGCTATTTGCGTACTTTTTTGGCACGGTCCTGTACGTGAAGACGATGATCCGCGAGCGCGGTAATCGGATTGTCTACGCGGCCTCGGTGGGTTACCATCTCGCATTGGTCGCAGCGGCGTGTTTGGCTGCCTACGCCGCAACGACGACGGGTGCGGCGGCGGGCGCCCCCGCGGCACCGGCACCCGCAGCCATCGCACCCGCCACCATCACAGCACCCGCAGCCACCACAAGCACCCACCACATCACCCGGCACGGCACCCGGCACATCACCAGCCACCACATCACCCGGCACAGCACCCGGCACAGCACCCGGCACGGCACCCGGCACGGCACCCGGCACGGCACCCGGCACGGCACCCGGCACGGCACCCGGCACGGCACCCGGCACAGCATCACCCGCAGCCACCACAGCCACCACCACATCACCCGCAGCCATCGCAACCGCTGCGATGCGGCGATCGTGGGCCCCCTTCGATTTTCCCGTTCCGGCATCTGA
- the nrdG gene encoding anaerobic ribonucleoside-triphosphate reductase activating protein gives MADYKPFVMVDGEGVRCSLYVSGCLFACEGCFNESAWSFRCGEPYSAALEARILDDLGHVAVQGLTLLGGEPFLNTGVCLRIVGALRARFGRAKDVWCWSGYTFEQIMDEARAGSTDKLDLLRSIDVLVDGPFEISQRDLSLPFRGSRNQRVLDARLSCAAGRAVEWLPG, from the coding sequence GTGGCCGACTACAAGCCGTTCGTGATGGTCGACGGCGAGGGCGTGCGCTGCTCGCTTTACGTTTCGGGCTGCCTGTTCGCGTGCGAGGGCTGCTTCAACGAATCCGCCTGGAGCTTTCGCTGCGGCGAGCCGTATTCCGCGGCGCTGGAGGCGCGGATCCTGGACGATCTGGGGCATGTCGCCGTGCAGGGTTTGACGCTGCTCGGCGGGGAGCCGTTCCTCAACACGGGAGTGTGCCTGCGGATTGTGGGTGCGCTCAGGGCCCGGTTCGGGCGCGCCAAGGACGTGTGGTGCTGGTCGGGGTACACGTTCGAACAAATCATGGACGAGGCCCGCGCCGGGTCGACCGACAAGCTCGATCTGCTGCGCTCGATCGATGTGCTGGTCGATGGCCCGTTCGAGATTTCGCAGCGCGATCTGAGCCTGCCGTTTCGCGGCTCGCGCAACCAGCGCGTTCTTGACGCACGGCTGTCCTGCGCGGCGGGCCGCGCCGTGGAGTGGCTGCCGGGCTAG
- a CDS encoding TM2 domain-containing protein, with protein MTFNNDPAGQQGGYGQPQQPFGQQSNPYGTTQQNYGAPQSPYGAPAPEYNSYLANAYVSDKTFIVTWLLSLLLGSWGIDRFYLGKIGTGVLKLITGGGLGIWALIDLIIILTGNMRDSNGRSLAGYEENKRTAIIVTVALFAVSIVSTILMISAGMLTGIGAYSSTSV; from the coding sequence ATGACGTTCAACAACGATCCCGCTGGCCAGCAGGGCGGATACGGACAGCCTCAGCAGCCTTTCGGCCAACAGTCAAACCCCTATGGCACAACTCAGCAGAATTACGGAGCGCCGCAGAGTCCCTATGGCGCTCCCGCACCCGAGTACAACTCGTACCTGGCAAATGCCTACGTATCGGACAAGACGTTTATCGTGACCTGGTTGCTATCGCTGCTTCTGGGAAGCTGGGGCATCGACCGCTTCTACCTCGGAAAGATCGGGACCGGTGTCCTGAAGCTGATCACGGGCGGCGGCCTGGGGATCTGGGCACTGATCGATCTCATCATCATCCTGACCGGGAATATGCGGGACAGCAACGGTCGCAGCTTGGCGGGATACGAAGAGAACAAGCGGACCGCGATCATCGTCACGGTTGCGCTGTTCGCAGTGTCGATCGTCTCGACCATCTTGATGATTTCGGCAGGAATGCTGACCGGAATCGGCGCGTACTCGTCAACCTCCGTTTGA
- a CDS encoding HNH endonuclease signature motif containing protein codes for MENRRSSSWEVATFAAHLRLNGYAPATAQPASGGHASNRRMLDEEPPAYLLDPPPIPEWMQEQMRERSLYEEPFGTEFEDDSWDEDSPTDGSDDPGPWTLVSSGTDDAGYVVVEPTGRLRELDPRERLLGATMNDSLPCAELGFVLGNIDPASYQDEELVDAIAAWDRMRSWVEAEQLRAIAELSTRPSMRPDWPASAGEVTVKDTTGDEVAIRLQCSRMQARQRVELARELFLGRLDLTGRALQSGHISPEKARTVARELDCVDIEDASIIQGRVLPSAGAKTPAQLGRAIARERVRLYGHDQAAVEGARKRRRVERPRPLPDDMASWQAVLPAADAIAVDKVLDHQARSVRNGGDKRTLDQLRADLLVAAILNPCSGASCQTTRGANGNEHNGEFLAAFASTPTSPQPRLTRPARPADTTTAQLETPATEPFGSPANTVEALSGAPIDTDDAGSESKRLPVRAQINVTVPLNVLLGDSNEPAELDGFGPIHPDTARALAAGGVWRRIVTDPKSGAVLDVGRTRYRPPAEMADYVRTRDRYCVRPGCSVSAQSAELDHTEEFHRHGGVTSAANLGPLCKRDHQIKTDGGHTLVQMTPGTFRWTTPTGHAYIITPGIDEEVRHLRRAATGAPPTGYERLLKRSFKTAAVDDDEEPPF; via the coding sequence ATGGAGAATCGTCGCTCAAGCTCGTGGGAGGTCGCCACATTCGCCGCCCACCTGCGCCTCAACGGCTACGCGCCCGCCACCGCGCAGCCGGCATCGGGCGGCCACGCATCAAACCGTCGCATGCTTGATGAGGAGCCACCGGCGTACCTTCTCGACCCGCCCCCCATTCCCGAGTGGATGCAAGAACAAATGCGCGAGCGGTCGCTTTATGAGGAACCGTTCGGAACCGAGTTTGAAGATGACAGTTGGGACGAGGATTCGCCCACCGACGGTTCAGATGATCCGGGACCGTGGACGTTGGTTTCCTCAGGAACCGACGACGCGGGCTACGTTGTTGTAGAACCAACTGGACGTCTGCGGGAGTTGGATCCGCGCGAACGCCTTCTGGGCGCCACAATGAACGACTCTCTGCCGTGCGCGGAGTTAGGGTTCGTGCTCGGAAACATCGATCCTGCTAGCTATCAAGACGAGGAACTCGTCGATGCAATCGCCGCGTGGGACAGAATGCGGTCATGGGTTGAGGCAGAACAACTGCGCGCCATCGCCGAACTGAGTACGCGACCGAGCATGCGCCCGGATTGGCCCGCCAGTGCCGGGGAAGTGACCGTAAAGGACACGACCGGTGACGAGGTCGCGATCCGGCTTCAGTGCTCACGCATGCAGGCACGGCAACGCGTTGAGCTGGCTAGGGAGCTGTTCTTGGGGCGCCTCGATCTAACCGGGCGCGCACTTCAGTCGGGTCACATCAGCCCCGAAAAGGCGCGCACTGTCGCCCGCGAATTGGATTGCGTCGACATCGAGGACGCAAGCATCATTCAGGGACGAGTTCTCCCCTCCGCCGGGGCCAAGACTCCCGCACAGTTAGGGCGGGCCATTGCCCGCGAACGGGTCCGCCTCTACGGCCATGACCAAGCTGCGGTTGAGGGTGCCAGAAAGCGGCGGCGAGTGGAACGTCCGCGGCCTCTTCCCGACGACATGGCTAGCTGGCAGGCCGTGCTGCCCGCCGCGGATGCAATCGCTGTTGACAAGGTACTGGACCATCAGGCTCGGTCGGTGCGCAACGGCGGCGACAAGCGGACCTTAGACCAACTCCGTGCGGATCTGCTGGTCGCGGCCATTTTGAACCCGTGCAGCGGGGCAAGCTGCCAAACCACGCGCGGCGCCAATGGCAACGAGCACAATGGCGAGTTCCTCGCCGCATTCGCCAGCACCCCCACTAGCCCGCAACCGCGGCTCACTCGCCCAGCACGCCCCGCCGACACAACCACAGCGCAGCTTGAGACCCCGGCCACCGAGCCTTTCGGCAGCCCCGCCAACACTGTCGAGGCGTTGAGTGGTGCGCCTATCGACACGGACGATGCCGGTTCCGAGTCAAAGCGTCTGCCGGTGCGCGCGCAGATCAATGTCACCGTCCCCCTCAACGTGTTGCTGGGCGACAGCAACGAACCCGCTGAGTTGGACGGTTTCGGGCCAATCCATCCCGACACCGCCAGGGCGCTAGCCGCGGGCGGAGTGTGGCGCAGGATCGTCACAGATCCTAAATCTGGGGCCGTTTTGGATGTCGGCCGGACGCGATATCGGCCACCCGCTGAAATGGCGGATTACGTGAGGACTCGCGACAGGTACTGCGTGAGACCGGGGTGCTCGGTTAGTGCCCAGAGCGCCGAACTCGATCACACCGAAGAGTTTCACCGACATGGCGGTGTGACCAGTGCCGCTAACCTGGGCCCGCTTTGCAAACGAGATCACCAGATCAAGACCGACGGCGGCCACACGCTTGTGCAGATGACGCCGGGAACGTTCAGGTGGACTACGCCGACCGGGCACGCATACATCATCACGCCCGGCATAGATGAAGAGGTCCGGCACCTCAGGCGCGCAGCCACCGGCGCACCGCCCACCGGATACGAACGTCTCCTGAAGCGCTCTTTCAAGACTGCAGCCGTCGACGATGACGAGGAACCGCCGTTCTGA
- a CDS encoding Swt1 family HEPN domain-containing protein, translated as MTPNLYVKSALDYLASRLDPIIGERFARELGGHPWTVILRIIDEKKGRKPSDEYMCGDLQPQLRMLTEWLGEFAYPFDRGDRISRTLAGELRIFRNRLSHTYRFEMDEAYRAADTSARLLAELADAGATHARTIADDILMDLARERGLTRSAVDEVIAKTDSSIVADEGALSGGGADGGAGAGASAGTVAGGGADAGAGALPGGGAGGALGYGAKQRHQGLVPTPTGATRGQSRIGIEGEWADEHVEPAPEVMASDRTFIGASRLPYQPWQVARDGDRTVIEDLRKKSPRLQVRSVALEIVDFEWPIAVERLVRLTASSFGVTHLGGKLKKQLERQVVQCGAFVDDDKFVWPSDIDPTTWDQFRPNGSDVGREFTHISPVEIANAAKFISAKRPELGRAELESEVLRTFGRARRSGKIRTHLENAMERAG; from the coding sequence ATGACACCGAATCTCTACGTCAAATCCGCATTGGACTATCTGGCATCGCGGCTCGATCCGATCATCGGTGAGCGATTCGCGCGCGAACTGGGCGGCCACCCCTGGACCGTGATATTGCGAATTATCGACGAAAAGAAGGGGCGGAAACCCTCGGACGAGTACATGTGCGGTGATTTGCAACCGCAATTGCGTATGCTCACGGAATGGCTCGGGGAGTTCGCGTATCCGTTTGACCGTGGTGATCGAATTTCGCGAACGCTGGCGGGGGAGCTGAGAATCTTTCGCAATAGGCTTTCCCATACATATCGATTTGAGATGGACGAGGCCTATCGCGCCGCAGACACAAGCGCGCGACTACTTGCTGAGTTGGCCGACGCGGGTGCTACGCATGCGCGCACTATAGCTGATGACATTCTTATGGACTTAGCTAGGGAGCGCGGACTCACACGAAGTGCGGTGGACGAGGTAATCGCCAAGACGGACAGCTCGATTGTCGCGGATGAGGGTGCGCTGTCTGGCGGTGGTGCGGATGGCGGTGCGGGTGCCGGTGCGAGTGCGGGTACGGTGGCTGGCGGTGGCGCGGATGCCGGTGCGGGTGCGCTGCCTGGCGGTGGCGCCGGTGGTGCGCTGGGCTATGGGGCAAAGCAGCGTCATCAGGGCCTCGTCCCCACCCCGACAGGGGCAACCCGCGGGCAAAGCCGAATTGGAATCGAGGGTGAGTGGGCTGATGAGCACGTCGAGCCTGCTCCCGAAGTGATGGCGAGCGATAGGACGTTCATTGGGGCGTCCAGGCTCCCCTACCAGCCGTGGCAGGTCGCGCGGGACGGTGACCGGACCGTCATTGAGGACTTGCGTAAGAAGTCGCCCAGGTTGCAGGTCCGCTCTGTTGCTCTCGAGATCGTTGATTTTGAGTGGCCGATCGCAGTCGAACGCCTGGTTCGATTGACGGCGAGCTCGTTCGGGGTGACGCATCTGGGGGGCAAACTCAAGAAACAGCTTGAGCGTCAGGTGGTCCAGTGTGGAGCGTTCGTTGACGACGATAAGTTCGTGTGGCCCTCGGATATCGATCCGACAACTTGGGACCAGTTTCGTCCGAATGGCAGTGATGTCGGGCGGGAATTCACTCACATAAGCCCCGTTGAAATCGCGAATGCGGCAAAATTCATCAGCGCGAAGCGGCCCGAACTGGGGCGGGCGGAACTTGAATCGGAGGTACTGCGAACCTTTGGAAGGGCTCGCAGGTCAGGCAAGATACGCACGCACCTGGAAAATGCAATGGAGCGAGCGGGTTAG
- the nrdD gene encoding anaerobic ribonucleoside-triphosphate reductase: MTIVDSERASDLLNATEHLTAAVTSGEAASSQTLASMSVRKRDGRTLPFNDSRIRIALRRAFSEVYGLLAPLHEHTIDSLVAAIDDEVTQRFGLEGEVKIYEIQNIVEHILLESREYEVAKVYIDYRVTKDLNRSKATDINHSISRLLDKEAAVVNENANKDSDVFNTQRDLTAGAVGKAIGLKMLPAHVANAHAKGEIHYHDLDYHPYAPMTNCCLIDFRTMLSQGFRIGNAEVDPPRSIQTATAQISQIIANVSSSQYGGCSVNRIDELLAPFAQRNFDKHMAEAQRWIPQGPNRELYARERTAKDIYDAMQSLEYEINTLFTSNGQTPFTSVGFGLGTGWLEREIQRAILQIRIGGLGRERRTAIFPKLIFTLRRGVNLTKDDPNYDIKQLAVECATKRMYPDILSYDKIVDITGSFKVPMGCRSFLQGWQDAAGNDVVEGRMNLGVVTLNLPRIALETRGDSDAFWDLLDQRLETVRDALVYRIERCKEAVPANAPILYVHGAFGSHLAPDDDVDTLFRGGRATVSLGYIGLYEVAAAFFGGQWEHNPEAKSFTLRILQRLSSRAKAWTQHYGYQFSVYSTPSESLTDRFCRLDKAKFGAVADITDKDYYTNSFHYDVRKAPTPFEKIDFEKDYAPFASGGFIHYCEYPVLRTNPKALEAVWDYAYDRIGYLGTNTPIDRCYECGFAGEFHPTAAGFECPDCGNQDPRSCDVVKRTCGYLGNPQQRPMVHGRHVEISSRLKHLEGDLRVAAAAMTDDPPVVPAAKTDDPPALPV, from the coding sequence GTGACGATCGTTGATTCGGAACGAGCCTCGGACCTTCTCAACGCCACCGAGCACCTCACGGCCGCCGTGACAAGTGGCGAGGCGGCCTCGTCCCAAACCCTGGCCTCCATGAGTGTGCGCAAGCGCGACGGGCGCACCCTCCCGTTCAATGACTCGCGGATCCGCATCGCCCTGCGACGCGCTTTTAGTGAGGTTTACGGCCTGCTGGCACCGCTGCACGAGCACACGATCGATTCGCTGGTGGCCGCGATCGATGACGAAGTGACGCAGCGTTTCGGCCTCGAGGGTGAGGTGAAAATCTACGAAATCCAAAACATCGTCGAGCACATCCTCCTCGAATCTCGCGAATACGAAGTGGCGAAGGTCTACATCGACTACCGGGTCACCAAGGACCTGAACCGGTCGAAGGCGACGGACATCAATCACTCAATCAGCCGCCTGCTCGACAAAGAGGCCGCCGTCGTCAACGAGAACGCGAACAAGGATTCGGACGTTTTCAACACGCAGCGCGACCTCACCGCGGGCGCGGTCGGCAAAGCGATCGGCCTGAAAATGCTGCCGGCGCACGTAGCGAACGCCCACGCCAAGGGCGAGATTCACTACCACGATCTCGACTACCACCCGTACGCGCCGATGACGAACTGCTGCCTGATCGACTTCCGCACCATGCTCTCGCAGGGGTTCCGCATCGGCAACGCGGAAGTTGACCCGCCGCGCTCAATCCAGACGGCAACCGCGCAAATCTCCCAGATCATCGCGAACGTTTCCTCCAGCCAGTACGGCGGTTGCTCCGTAAACCGCATCGATGAGCTTTTGGCGCCCTTCGCGCAACGGAACTTCGACAAGCACATGGCGGAGGCGCAGCGGTGGATCCCACAGGGGCCGAACCGCGAGCTTTACGCCCGCGAGCGCACCGCCAAAGACATCTACGACGCGATGCAGTCGTTGGAATACGAGATCAACACCCTATTCACCTCGAACGGCCAGACGCCGTTCACCTCGGTCGGGTTTGGTCTCGGAACCGGGTGGCTGGAGCGCGAAATCCAGCGCGCAATCCTGCAAATCCGCATCGGAGGGTTGGGCCGCGAGCGGCGCACCGCGATCTTCCCGAAGCTGATCTTCACGCTGCGTCGTGGCGTGAACCTCACCAAAGATGACCCGAACTACGACATCAAGCAGCTGGCCGTCGAGTGTGCGACGAAGCGCATGTATCCCGACATACTCAGCTACGACAAGATCGTTGACATCACCGGATCTTTTAAGGTCCCGATGGGGTGCCGTTCGTTCCTGCAGGGGTGGCAGGATGCGGCCGGTAACGACGTCGTTGAGGGCCGGATGAACCTGGGCGTGGTGACCCTGAACCTGCCGCGCATCGCGCTCGAAACCCGCGGCGATTCCGACGCGTTCTGGGATCTGCTGGATCAGCGACTGGAGACCGTGCGCGACGCGCTGGTTTACCGGATCGAACGCTGCAAGGAAGCCGTACCCGCCAATGCGCCGATCCTCTATGTGCACGGCGCGTTCGGCAGTCACCTTGCCCCCGATGACGACGTCGATACGCTCTTCCGGGGCGGCCGCGCCACCGTCTCCCTGGGCTATATCGGCCTGTACGAGGTGGCGGCCGCGTTCTTCGGTGGTCAATGGGAGCACAACCCGGAGGCGAAGTCGTTCACGCTGCGAATTTTGCAGCGGCTTTCCTCTCGCGCCAAGGCCTGGACCCAGCACTACGGCTATCAGTTCTCGGTCTATTCGACGCCGAGCGAGTCGCTCACGGATCGGTTCTGCCGACTGGATAAGGCCAAGTTCGGCGCCGTTGCGGACATTACCGACAAGGATTACTACACCAATTCCTTCCACTATGACGTGCGCAAGGCTCCCACGCCCTTCGAAAAGATCGACTTCGAGAAGGACTATGCTCCATTCGCCTCCGGGGGCTTCATTCACTACTGCGAATACCCGGTGCTGCGCACCAACCCGAAAGCGTTGGAGGCCGTGTGGGATTACGCGTATGACCGGATCGGATACCTGGGGACCAATACGCCTATCGATCGCTGCTACGAGTGCGGGTTCGCGGGTGAATTCCACCCCACGGCCGCCGGGTTCGAATGCCCCGATTGCGGCAATCAGGATCCGCGCAGTTGCGACGTGGTCAAGCGGACGTGTGGGTACCTGGGAAACCCGCAGCAACGGCCGATGGTGCATGGGCGCCACGTTGAGATCTCGTCCCGCCTCAAGCACTTGGAGGGCGACCTGCGCGTTGCGGCCGCGGCGATGACGGATGACCCGCCGGTTGTCCCCGCGGCAAAGACGGACGACCCGCCGGCCTTGCCCGTTTAG